A stretch of Triticum aestivum cultivar Chinese Spring chromosome 1D, IWGSC CS RefSeq v2.1, whole genome shotgun sequence DNA encodes these proteins:
- the LOC123180642 gene encoding protein NETWORKED 4B encodes MKGTQGSQLRKSRSWWWDSHISPENSKWLSENLQEMEMQVKEMLGLVEEEGECSAEKAEVYCQERPVLVAHIKKFYCMYRALAERYDNVTGELRKNIPSSLQPHGSFGAPESDSETQSPPSTEQKPKTRSDCFDVSIGSGVSSDVSKKGSDGSSSSSESESELDESKEENGNSMFYALSQRIIELEVELHEARGKLDALEEKNTISEVSEHDEKLREDLEEVNSEKEALEAALLANKNETDVLKEAMASAAKQFEIELAHRDLELDKCKQELGELSAKYLHDKSALEAEIGMLQGVITNFEGELAKLSQDKLQLGSRIEELEEAACCLDYSASEVVKLQEAMKNTKAELEEVLLEKEGTIKNLEAQLESASQEKSILQDSIKELERVVCDSEEKHSLEKSDLSAELSTLSEANATLEGKLASMEAELKQAYADRAEEYMNSEKHISELNQDLANLTSKLELILSEKDTVDNKLVTLLTDITARDEKMKEMDGHLSQLQLEHAKISAESAIVHESLSELRARVSELEELVEKQNLAISESAEGKREAIRQLCFTLEHYRSGYQQLREMLQQGHRRPLMLMAA; translated from the exons ATGAAAGGAACTCAAGGGTCACAGTTAAGGAAATCCCGTTCATGGTGGTGGGATAGCCACATTAGTCCAGAAAACTCCAAATGGCTCTCAGAGAACTTACAAG AGATGGAGATGCAAGTGAAAGAGATGCTGGGACTTGTTGAGGAGGAAGGTGAATGCTCTGCAGAAAAGGCTGAGGTGTATTGCCAAGAACGACCTGTGCTTGTCGCCCACATCAAAAAATTCTATTGCATGTATCGCGCCCTTGCTGAGCGGTACGACAATGTAACTGGAGAACTGCGCAAAAATATCCCATCATCACTGCAGCCACATGGCTCTTTTGGTGCCCCTGAATCAGATTCTGAGACACAGTCTCCTCCATCTACAGAGCAAAAGCCAAAAACTCGATCAGATTGCTTTGATGTGTCCATTGGCTCTGGTGTGAGCTCTGACGTATCCAAGAAGGGGAGTGATGGGTCTTCATCGTCTTCAGAGTCTGAGTCAGAGCTTGATGAAAGCAAAGAGGAAAATGGCAACAGCATGTTTTATGCCTTGAGCCAAAGAATTATTGAGCTTGAAGTTGAGCTTCATGAAGCAAGGGGAAAACTTGATGCTTTGGAGGAAAAGAATACTATCTCAGAAGTGTCTGAACATGATGAAAAACTGCGGGAGGATCTTGAAGAAGTCAACAGTGAGAAGGAAGCATTGGAAGCTGCGCTGTTGGCGAACAAAAACGAGACTGATGTGCTGAAGGAAGCAATGGCCTCAGCAGCTAAGCAGTTTGAAATTGAATTGGCGCATCGTGATCTTGAACTTGATAAGTGCAAGCAGGAGCTTGGAGAACTTTCAGCGAAGTATCTGCATGATAAATCTGCTCTTGAGGCTGAGATTGGAATGCTCCAAGGAGTTATCACAAATTTTGAAGGTGAGCTAGCAAAACTGTCACAGGACAAGTTGCAGCTCGGGTCTCGGATTGAAGAGCTAGAAGAGGCAGCATGCTGCTTAGATTATTCAGCTTCCGAGGTGGTGAAGCTGCAAGAGGCAATGAAGAATACAAAAGCAGAACTGGAGGAAGTTTTACTGGAGAAAGAAGGAACCATCAAGAACCTAGAAGCACAGCTAGAAAGTGCCTCACAAGAGAAATCAATACTCCAGGACAGTATTAAGGAGCTAGAGAGGGTGGTGTGTGATTCTGAGGAAAAACATTCACTGGAGAAATCTGATCTTAGCGCTGAACTTTCAACACTATCAGAAGCCAATGCCACTCTCGAAGGCAAGCTGGCATCCATGGAAGCAGAGCTTAAGCAAGCTTATGCCGACAGGGCAGAAGAATACATGAACAGCGAGAAACATATTTCTGAGCTGAATCAAGACCTTGCCAATCTTACAAGCAAGCTTGAACTGATATTATCAGAGAAAGACACAGTTGATAACAAGCTGGTCACTCTACTAACTGACATCACGGCACGTGATGAAAAGATGAAAGAGATGGATGGCCACCTTAGTCAGCTTCAACTTGAGCATGCCAAGATATCAGCAGAGTCCGCTATTGTGCATGAGTCCCTGTCGGAGCTGCGTGCTCGGGTTTCTGAGCTCGAGGAACTTGTGGAGAAGCAGAACCTTGCGATCTCTGAGAGCGCCGAGGGGAAGCGTGAGGCGATTAGGCAGCTGTGCTTCACCCTTGAGCATTACCGCAGCGGGTACCAGCAGCTGCGTGAGATGCTGCAGCAGGGCCACAGGAGACCACTGATGCTGATGGCAGCCTGA